Proteins from one Clostridium cellulovorans 743B genomic window:
- a CDS encoding substrate-binding domain-containing protein yields the protein MKFLKKSILLATITILLLNNANHTTNAKDAITNEKPFKVAVFVRDINNLLLADVKEKLEEIEKESSSKVDFIFIDSKWDQGIQNQNIQESLDKGYDLFVVNPVSANADEIKGTVSKVVTLNIPVILFLPTSSSLTKSFENLPRVAIIARDLQESGVKQGKILANVWKENKDIIDKNKNNILEYAILQGAKDHLSTIERTKYSIQTLTEENIQVKQLFATTCNWDKECARLAIESAFLTLSSKIEAIICNNDEMAMGAIEALQKYGYNKGDKSKYIPVVGVGGLSIAKELISQGAMTGTVVEDVPTHVKAIYDIGLNLISGRSITYGTNLKATGGNVIIIPYEDYIYNPKL from the coding sequence ATGAAATTTTTAAAAAAATCGATATTACTAGCTACTATAACTATTTTACTATTGAATAATGCTAACCATACTACAAATGCGAAAGATGCTATTACTAATGAAAAGCCATTTAAAGTAGCTGTTTTTGTAAGAGATATAAATAATTTATTGCTCGCCGATGTAAAGGAAAAATTAGAAGAAATTGAGAAAGAAAGTTCTAGTAAAGTTGATTTTATCTTTATTGACTCAAAATGGGATCAAGGCATCCAGAATCAAAATATACAAGAATCACTTGATAAGGGTTATGACCTTTTTGTAGTTAATCCGGTTTCTGCCAATGCGGATGAAATTAAAGGTACTGTTAGCAAAGTAGTAACTTTAAATATTCCAGTTATTCTTTTCTTGCCTACATCTTCTTCGTTGACGAAGTCCTTTGAAAATCTGCCTAGAGTTGCAATTATAGCTAGAGACCTTCAAGAGTCGGGAGTTAAACAAGGTAAAATACTAGCTAATGTATGGAAGGAAAATAAAGATATTATTGATAAGAATAAAAATAATATACTGGAGTATGCAATTTTACAAGGTGCCAAAGATCATTTATCAACAATTGAAAGAACTAAATATTCTATTCAAACACTTACTGAAGAAAACATACAAGTTAAACAACTTTTCGCAACTACTTGCAATTGGGATAAGGAATGTGCAAGGCTTGCTATCGAATCAGCATTTTTAACACTTAGTAGTAAAATTGAAGCAATAATTTGTAACAATGATGAGATGGCTATGGGAGCTATTGAAGCACTCCAAAAATATGGCTATAACAAAGGTGATAAATCAAAATACATCCCTGTTGTAGGAGTTGGTGGACTATCTATAGCAAAAGAACTAATTAGCCAAGGAGCTATGACAGGGACTGTTGTTGAAGATGTTCCTACTCATGTAAAGGCAATTTATGATATAGGTCTGAATTTAATTTCTGGTAGGAGTATTACTTATGGTACAAATCTCAAAGCTACTGGAGGTAATGTAATTATAATCCCTTATGAAGACTACATATATAATCCAAAACTTTAA
- a CDS encoding kelch repeat-containing protein — MGLKKELKIKTGIIAVICTLMFIIGSANLISVKAATFATPSNQWVPVASMSGTRHWQNSYVINGKIYVMAGHNGSVSIASVESYNPATNTWTVMASMKEPRHYYTSVELDGKIYAIGGHNGSKGLASAEVYDPETNTWTSLPNMKEARYYTSAVVCNGKIYVVGGHNGSAVLSSIEVYDPATNTWTTSAVMKAARYAHTSVELNGKIYAIGGFDGNYLSSVEVYDPVTGIVSLLPSMNNTRHYHESVVLDGKIYSIGGKNANCLASAEVYDPEKNTWTLLPNMKDSRWYFDLFTYNGKIYATGGGNAVYISSVEVYDPITNKWSSLPNMLSTRAYHTSVVLNDRIYAIGGCNGPALSAVEAYQIYDIQINKGTSALRVGETDTLQVTKIPAEIQVNWTSSDPSVATVDDNGKVTAIKAGTASITAKATDGSNYSVTCVVTVTGEPKIDTILKLNKTAISITIGQVEPLLAITNSPSVTWSSANTDVATVDSNGNVIGMQKGTATITATTADSKTATCVVTVNAKSRANLIITMTNNNIKTYDLSMEALNIFLNWYDGRANGMGKSYYIFVNPNNGYKEYIPYDKIEYFNIEEYEVN, encoded by the coding sequence GTGGGATTAAAAAAAGAACTAAAAATTAAAACGGGGATAATTGCAGTAATTTGTACATTGATGTTTATCATAGGTTCTGCAAATCTTATCTCAGTAAAAGCAGCAACTTTTGCAACACCGTCAAATCAGTGGGTGCCAGTAGCAAGTATGAGTGGGACTAGGCATTGGCAAAATTCATATGTAATAAATGGTAAGATATATGTCATGGCAGGACATAACGGGAGCGTATCTATAGCTTCTGTAGAATCCTATAATCCAGCAACAAATACTTGGACAGTGATGGCAAGTATGAAGGAGCCGAGGCATTATTATACTTCTGTTGAGTTAGATGGAAAGATATATGCTATCGGAGGGCATAACGGAAGCAAGGGTTTAGCGTCAGCAGAAGTATATGATCCAGAAACAAATACTTGGACGTCACTACCTAACATGAAGGAAGCTAGGTATTATACTAGCGCAGTTGTGTGCAATGGGAAGATATATGTAGTAGGAGGACATAACGGTAGCGCTGTTTTATCATCTATAGAAGTATATGATCCAGCAACAAATACTTGGACAACATCAGCTGTTATGAAGGCAGCTAGATATGCGCATACATCAGTTGAACTTAATGGAAAAATATATGCAATTGGTGGATTTGATGGTAACTATTTATCATCTGTAGAAGTATATGATCCAGTGACAGGTATTGTTTCATTGTTACCTAGTATGAATAATACTAGACATTATCATGAATCAGTTGTGTTGGACGGAAAGATATACTCAATAGGAGGTAAAAATGCTAACTGTCTTGCTTCAGCAGAGGTGTATGATCCAGAAAAGAATACTTGGACATTGCTACCTAATATGAAAGATAGCAGATGGTACTTTGATTTATTTACATATAATGGGAAAATATATGCCACTGGTGGCGGAAATGCTGTTTACATATCATCTGTAGAAGTATATGATCCAATAACAAATAAGTGGTCAAGCTTACCTAATATGTTAAGTACCAGAGCATATCATACTTCAGTTGTTTTAAACGACAGAATATATGCAATAGGTGGATGCAATGGACCTGCCTTATCAGCAGTAGAAGCATATCAAATCTACGACATCCAGATTAATAAAGGGACTAGTGCTTTAAGGGTTGGAGAAACTGATACTCTTCAAGTGACAAAGATTCCAGCAGAAATACAAGTCAATTGGACTTCTAGTGATCCATCAGTAGCAACTGTTGATGATAATGGAAAAGTTACAGCTATTAAAGCAGGAACAGCTAGTATCACAGCAAAAGCTACAGATGGAAGTAATTATTCAGTAACTTGCGTTGTTACAGTAACTGGTGAACCAAAGATAGATACAATATTAAAGTTAAACAAGACAGCTATTTCTATAACAATAGGACAAGTTGAACCACTACTAGCAATAACTAACTCACCATCTGTCACTTGGTCATCAGCGAATACAGATGTAGCTACAGTAGATTCAAATGGTAATGTTATAGGAATGCAGAAAGGTACAGCAACGATAACAGCTACAACAGCTGATAGTAAAACAGCAACTTGTGTAGTTACAGTAAATGCTAAATCAAGGGCAAATCTTATTATAACTATGACAAATAACAATATTAAAACCTATGACTTATCTATGGAAGCATTAAATATATTTTTAAATTGGTATGATGGAAGAGCTAATGGTATGGGTAAATCCTATTATATATTTGTAAATCCAAATAACGGGTATAAAGAATACATACCATATGATAAAATAGAATATTTCAATATAGAAGAATACGAAGTGAACTAA
- a CDS encoding Kelch repeat-containing protein has product MKNRLKSKIKTGLILAIGMFVLILGSTNILTAKANELTSALQESTMVDSMKNPRQDATTVMLDGKIYVLGGQSQGEKLATVEVYDPVKNVWASLSNMNLARSHSTAVVLGEKIYVIGGWGKTGYLSSAEVYDPVKDSWTIISSMKSSRCYHSSVVLNGKIYVIGGQSEYGKLSSVEVYDPATNSWTMAANVKNVGTLSTSIVLNNKIYVIGGQKSGAKLSNVEVYDPESNFWSTVASMKDARIWHTSTVVDGKIYVIGGRGGSKTSNEPLSSAEVYDPATNAWTMLSKMNNPRRQHTSVEMNGEIYVIGGYNETEYLSLIEVYNPATNTWTTKANMIAGRYGHFSFVLRGEIYSIGGINNNKGVTIVEAYKNSKSEIKLTITMDNDNIKAYDITKEKFEEFLNWYEAVSNKDKTVSKIFTINNDSILHEEIEYFTMQE; this is encoded by the coding sequence ATGAAAAACAGGTTGAAATCTAAAATTAAAACAGGGCTTATATTAGCAATAGGTATGTTTGTACTTATTTTGGGAAGTACAAATATTCTTACTGCAAAGGCTAATGAATTAACTTCAGCCTTACAGGAATCTACTATGGTAGACAGTATGAAAAACCCTAGACAAGATGCTACCACGGTTATGTTAGACGGAAAAATATATGTACTGGGAGGCCAAAGTCAAGGGGAGAAGTTAGCTACAGTAGAAGTATATGACCCTGTGAAAAACGTTTGGGCAAGCTTATCAAATATGAATTTAGCTAGAAGCCATTCAACTGCAGTTGTATTAGGCGAAAAAATATATGTAATTGGTGGATGGGGAAAGACAGGATACCTTTCTTCTGCAGAAGTATATGATCCTGTAAAAGATAGTTGGACAATCATTAGCAGTATGAAAAGTTCTAGATGCTACCATTCTTCTGTTGTATTGAATGGAAAAATTTATGTAATTGGTGGGCAAAGTGAATATGGAAAGTTATCTTCAGTGGAAGTATATGATCCAGCAACAAATAGTTGGACAATGGCAGCAAACGTGAAAAATGTAGGAACATTATCTACTTCAATAGTATTGAATAATAAGATCTATGTAATTGGTGGCCAGAAATCAGGTGCAAAACTTTCTAATGTAGAGGTATATGATCCAGAAAGCAATTTCTGGAGCACTGTTGCTAGTATGAAGGATGCTAGGATTTGGCATACATCTACTGTAGTAGATGGCAAAATATATGTAATAGGCGGGAGAGGTGGAAGTAAAACTTCTAATGAACCTCTATCATCAGCAGAAGTATACGATCCAGCAACTAATGCATGGACAATGTTATCGAAGATGAATAATCCTAGAAGGCAACATACTTCAGTTGAAATGAATGGTGAAATCTATGTTATAGGTGGTTATAACGAAACAGAATATTTATCTTTAATTGAGGTATATAACCCAGCAACAAATACATGGACGACAAAGGCTAACATGATAGCTGGTAGATATGGTCATTTTTCCTTTGTGTTAAGAGGTGAAATATATTCAATTGGCGGAATAAACAACAATAAGGGAGTAACAATAGTTGAAGCCTATAAAAACTCTAAATCAGAGATTAAACTAACTATAACCATGGATAATGACAATATAAAAGCCTATGACATAACAAAAGAAAAATTTGAAGAATTCTTAAATTGGTATGAGGCTGTTTCAAACAAAGATAAGACTGTTAGTAAAATTTTTACGATTAATAATGATTCAATATTACATGAGGAAATCGAGTATTTCACTATGCAAGAATAG